From a region of the Bacillota bacterium genome:
- a CDS encoding aminotransferase class I/II-fold pyridoxal phosphate-dependent enzyme, whose amino-acid sequence MNNSWNDKLSPVVKAIPPSGIRKFFDLVTETKGVISLGVGEPDFVTPWHIREASIYALEKGYTMYTSNSGLLELREEISKDLSGSYGVNYDPRSEILVTVGVSEALDLAMRAIVCSGDEVLIPEPSFVSYAPIVSLAGGTPVPLPTTMENEFRLTPEQVEKAITPKTKALLLSYPSNPTGAVMDRKGLLALAEIAKSHDLIVVSDEIYDKLTYVGEHTCMSSLPGMRDRTVLLNGFSKAYAMTGWRVAYAASNPDFIGAMTKIHQYSIMCAPITAQMAAIEALKSGRPAMKRMVQEFSRRRHLVMQSFKEMGLPCFEPKGAFYAFPKTSVTGLSSEEFAEQLLQEEKVAVVPGSAFGNAGEGFIRVSYAYSSDDLSEAFRRMTRFVRRRGVFPRKVIGPSGIDFVQKEGICQNL is encoded by the coding sequence GTGAATAATTCCTGGAATGATAAATTAAGTCCTGTAGTTAAGGCCATACCGCCATCAGGCATTAGAAAATTCTTTGATCTGGTTACCGAGACCAAGGGAGTAATCTCGTTGGGGGTAGGGGAACCCGATTTTGTTACCCCTTGGCACATCCGTGAGGCCAGCATCTATGCTCTGGAAAAGGGATACACCATGTATACCTCAAATTCCGGGTTGCTGGAATTGAGAGAAGAAATTAGCAAGGATCTCTCCGGTAGTTACGGTGTTAATTATGACCCCCGTTCAGAGATTCTGGTTACAGTGGGAGTTAGCGAGGCGCTGGATTTGGCTATGCGTGCTATTGTGTGCTCGGGAGATGAAGTTTTAATACCCGAACCTTCATTTGTGTCCTATGCACCTATTGTCTCGCTGGCCGGGGGTACTCCTGTGCCACTGCCCACAACAATGGAAAATGAATTTCGTCTTACCCCGGAACAAGTGGAAAAGGCTATCACCCCTAAGACAAAGGCATTGCTTTTGTCTTATCCCAGCAATCCTACGGGAGCTGTAATGGATAGGAAAGGGCTGCTGGCCCTGGCTGAAATTGCTAAAAGCCATGATTTGATAGTTGTATCCGATGAAATATATGATAAATTAACTTATGTGGGTGAACATACCTGCATGTCCTCGTTGCCGGGCATGAGAGACAGAACTGTTTTACTGAATGGCTTTAGCAAAGCCTATGCCATGACCGGTTGGCGAGTTGCCTATGCTGCAAGTAATCCTGATTTTATCGGTGCTATGACTAAAATTCACCAGTATTCCATCATGTGTGCTCCTATCACTGCCCAAATGGCTGCCATAGAAGCACTGAAAAGCGGACGTCCGGCCATGAAACGAATGGTCCAAGAATTTAGCCGCCGCCGACATCTGGTGATGCAGAGTTTTAAAGAAATGGGGCTGCCTTGTTTTGAGCCCAAAGGGGCCTTCTATGCATTTCCGAAAACCTCGGTGACGGGGCTTTCCTCAGAAGAATTTGCCGAGCAGTTGCTCCAGGAAGAAAAGGTGGCCGTGGTACCCGGCAGTGCCTTCGGTAACGCCGGGGAAGGATTTATCCGTGTGTCGTATGCTTATTCGTCAGATGATTTGAGTGAGGCTTTCCGGCGCATGACCAGGTTTGTCCGCCGCCGGGGCGTGTTTCCAAGAAAAGTAATTGGACCTAGCGGAATAGATTTTGTGCAGAAGGAAGGAATTTGTCAAAATCTATAG
- the ypeB gene encoding germination protein YpeB: MAFKGGIVVRKWMAALLVGVLAVAGVGYWGYSQYTGKQRMEVALANNYNRAFYNTLDHVQNLEVLLAKSLVAADRKQDDKLFTEIWQQTTAALDNITQLPVSDVVIGRTAKFLAQMGDFTRNLADNTVEGKTLTDKQYASLQELYQQAGDLNSELQKVETKVTDGTINFREMAGRTRAELGQEGKQLASANFQTIDEKMHSYPTLIYDGPFSDHLQSRDPKALGDETVDENESKKRALKFIDGGQEKNYIAQVTGQVEGNIPAYRVELTPRENGEAAGQPAIMDISRKGGKVIWSIVPREVGEEKYDAGQAKEKAKQFLEQRGYKDMVASYYQKNDGVVTYNFVTEKDDVIVYMDMVKVSVALDNGQVVGTDARGYLMGHRKRDIPEPKLSEQEARELVGQGIEVKKKGRLALIPMETYEEKLTWEFEGNMQGNIFLVYINALTGDEERILQLFNTDNGQLTM, encoded by the coding sequence ATGGCATTTAAAGGAGGGATAGTAGTGCGAAAGTGGATGGCTGCTCTCTTGGTAGGCGTACTGGCCGTTGCCGGAGTGGGTTACTGGGGATATAGCCAGTATACAGGTAAGCAGAGAATGGAAGTTGCACTGGCCAATAACTACAACCGCGCATTTTATAATACTCTTGATCATGTGCAAAACCTGGAAGTATTGCTGGCCAAAAGTTTGGTTGCCGCGGACAGGAAGCAGGATGACAAGCTTTTTACGGAAATATGGCAGCAGACAACTGCTGCGCTGGACAATATTACGCAACTACCGGTATCTGACGTGGTTATTGGAAGAACCGCAAAGTTCTTAGCCCAAATGGGTGATTTTACGAGAAATCTGGCTGATAATACGGTAGAAGGTAAAACCCTAACTGATAAGCAGTACGCCAGTTTACAAGAGTTATATCAGCAGGCCGGAGACCTCAACAGTGAATTGCAAAAAGTGGAAACAAAAGTCACTGACGGCACAATTAATTTCCGAGAAATGGCAGGGAGAACCCGGGCTGAGTTAGGCCAAGAAGGAAAACAGCTGGCCAGTGCAAACTTCCAAACCATAGATGAAAAAATGCACAGTTACCCCACATTAATTTATGACGGACCCTTTTCCGACCATTTGCAAAGCAGGGATCCCAAGGCCCTTGGTGATGAAACTGTTGATGAAAATGAAAGTAAAAAAAGGGCGTTGAAATTTATTGACGGCGGGCAAGAAAAGAATTATATAGCCCAGGTTACGGGACAAGTAGAAGGCAACATCCCTGCCTACCGGGTGGAACTTACCCCACGTGAAAATGGTGAAGCTGCAGGCCAGCCGGCTATAATGGATATCTCCAGAAAGGGTGGAAAAGTTATCTGGAGTATTGTTCCCCGGGAGGTGGGAGAAGAGAAATATGATGCGGGACAAGCAAAGGAAAAAGCAAAGCAGTTTCTGGAGCAGCGGGGATACAAGGACATGGTGGCAAGCTATTACCAAAAAAATGATGGTGTAGTCACTTACAACTTTGTCACCGAAAAGGATGATGTTATTGTATATATGGACATGGTGAAGGTATCCGTGGCCCTTGATAATGGCCAGGTAGTAGGAACCGATGCCAGAGGTTATTTAATGGGACACCGTAAACGTGACATTCCTGAGCCCAAGTTGTCGGAACAAGAAGCCAGGGAACTTGTCGGACAAGGGATTGAAGTTAAGAAAAAGGGCCGGCTAGCCTTAATTCCCATGGAAACGTATGAAGAAAAACTAACGTGGGAGTTTGAAGGTAACATGCAGGGTAATATCTTCCTCGTTTATATTAATGCACTTACCGGTGATGAAGAAAGAATTCTGCAGCTTTTTAATACTGATAACGGGCAGTTAACCATGTAA
- a CDS encoding Lrp/AsnC family transcriptional regulator, with amino-acid sequence MLNADTETVREEIRNMEGNKTILKYMTLINWEKAGEEKVDAMIEVRITPQRDTGYDTVAERIYRFPEVRSVRLMSGTYDLAVFVEGKTMKQVANFVSTKLATIEGVVSTTSHFVLKTYKQDGVIIDDEEEDRRLVISP; translated from the coding sequence ATGCTCAACGCGGACACCGAGACAGTACGGGAAGAAATAAGGAATATGGAAGGCAATAAAACAATTTTGAAATATATGACCCTTATCAACTGGGAAAAAGCGGGAGAAGAAAAGGTGGACGCCATGATTGAGGTGCGGATAACGCCACAGCGTGATACCGGTTACGATACCGTGGCGGAACGCATTTACCGCTTTCCCGAAGTCAGAAGCGTCCGTTTAATGAGTGGCACTTACGACCTGGCGGTCTTTGTGGAAGGGAAAACTATGAAGCAAGTAGCGAATTTCGTATCTACAAAATTGGCCACCATTGAAGGGGTGGTAAGCACCACCAGTCATTTTGTGCTAAAGACCTATAAGCAAGACGGTGTAATAATTGATGATGAAGAAGAAGACAGAAGGTTGGTGATTTCCCCGTGA
- a CDS encoding sodium:solute symporter family protein, with product MLTSSHYISIIMTLIVVSGAGIYTAKFVRTASDFTVGGKKMGSILISGSLVGSFVGGTSTIGTSEMAFKYGFCGMWFTLGAGLSCILMAILLTRPLREKNVETVSQYLATVYGKNVAPWVAVYTSVGMFIQIGAQVLAAIPLLVIIFGLDATGAAALASALIVLYVIAGGFWAASLVGLIKLVLIYVSMVVAGIMGLSFLGGGTGMSAALPAEPYLSFFPRGVGTELASIFSVVVGFASTQTYLQPLFAASDIKSARRGAILSGLLIPVIGVAAVMVGMFMRARHPDMSPASALPRFIFDYMPPWLGGITVATLFISLVLTGAALSLGISTVLNRDIYSRFRPLAKEKEMLLVSRGLVLLVGLGVFVLVTANMHSLILKWAFLSMALRGVTVFIPLAGAIFLAGRVNAVWGRVAVAVAPMLTIIWAFAFPASIDPLYVGLVISALILGIGFLYKRDKECTQRTYGDGNGIGQ from the coding sequence TTGTTAACATCAAGTCACTACATAAGTATTATCATGACTTTAATAGTGGTAAGCGGTGCCGGTATTTACACGGCAAAATTTGTGCGCACGGCCTCTGATTTTACTGTGGGCGGGAAAAAAATGGGCTCCATATTAATTAGTGGCTCACTGGTGGGAAGCTTTGTTGGCGGGACCAGCACTATAGGGACATCTGAGATGGCCTTTAAATACGGATTTTGCGGCATGTGGTTTACCCTTGGTGCAGGGTTAAGCTGTATATTGATGGCGATACTTCTGACCAGGCCGCTCAGGGAAAAAAATGTAGAAACAGTTTCCCAGTACCTGGCTACTGTTTATGGGAAAAATGTAGCGCCCTGGGTAGCAGTTTATACTTCGGTGGGGATGTTTATTCAAATTGGGGCCCAGGTGTTAGCCGCCATACCCCTGTTGGTTATAATTTTCGGACTGGATGCCACCGGTGCAGCTGCTCTGGCCTCGGCTTTAATTGTGCTGTACGTTATCGCAGGCGGCTTTTGGGCTGCCAGCCTGGTGGGGCTAATCAAGCTTGTTTTAATTTATGTAAGCATGGTGGTAGCCGGGATTATGGGGCTTTCTTTTTTGGGGGGGGGTACCGGCATGTCAGCCGCTTTACCCGCCGAGCCATATTTGAGCTTCTTCCCCAGGGGGGTAGGAACAGAGCTAGCCAGTATTTTTTCCGTGGTCGTTGGTTTTGCCTCAACCCAAACCTATCTACAGCCGCTTTTTGCTGCTTCAGACATTAAATCGGCCCGCCGCGGAGCAATTCTTTCGGGCCTTTTGATACCGGTAATCGGAGTTGCAGCGGTCATGGTAGGGATGTTTATGCGTGCCCGGCATCCTGATATGTCTCCTGCGTCCGCACTGCCCCGTTTTATCTTTGATTATATGCCTCCATGGCTGGGCGGCATTACCGTGGCTACCCTTTTTATATCACTGGTATTAACCGGTGCCGCGCTTAGTTTGGGCATCAGTACGGTCTTGAACCGGGATATTTACTCTCGCTTCCGCCCCTTGGCCAAGGAAAAAGAGATGTTGTTGGTTTCCCGGGGGCTGGTTCTTTTAGTTGGTCTGGGAGTTTTTGTTCTTGTAACTGCCAATATGCATTCTCTAATTCTCAAATGGGCTTTCTTATCTATGGCGCTGCGAGGCGTAACGGTTTTTATTCCCCTGGCCGGGGCCATCTTTTTAGCCGGCCGTGTAAATGCCGTATGGGGACGCGTAGCCGTTGCTGTTGCACCTATGCTGACTATTATATGGGCATTTGCTTTTCCCGCTTCTATTGACCCCCTTTATGTGGGCCTCGTTATTAGTGCCCTCATATTAGGTATAGGTTTTCTTTATAAACGGGATAAGGAGTGCACGCAGCGAACTTACGGCGACGGTAACGGCATCGGACAATAA
- a CDS encoding phenylacetate--CoA ligase, with translation MIWDIQHECMDREQLQSLQLLRLKETVHRVYEHVPYYRRLFDEHGIRPADVQGLEDVAKLPFTTKTALRDNYPYGLFAMPMNKIVRLHASSGTTGKPTVVGYSQRDLDTWSDLVARVACQAGVTADDVVQITFGYGLFTGAFGLHYGLEKVGATIVPASVGNTERQIMLMQDFNTTALVGTPSYCLHLAEAAVGMGIDPASLNIRVGLYGSEAWTESMRNELEKAWGAKATDNFGLSEIMGPGVAGECTIESGLHINEDHFLVEVIDPETGKPLDYGEEGELVITTLTKEALPIIRYRTRDITVLNPQKCACGRTTVRMRKVMGRTDDMLIISGVNVFPSQIETVLMDIDGTTPHYKIIVDKKGYLDYLEVQVELTDEMFTGAFRDLEALERRIKERMRSVLQINAKVRLLEPRSLERSTGKVKRVFDYRQEK, from the coding sequence ATGATTTGGGATATACAACATGAATGCATGGATAGGGAGCAGCTCCAATCACTACAGCTGTTGCGCTTGAAGGAAACAGTGCATCGGGTATATGAGCATGTTCCTTATTATCGCCGGCTTTTTGATGAACATGGTATCAGGCCTGCAGATGTACAGGGTCTGGAAGATGTTGCCAAACTGCCTTTTACCACTAAAACCGCCCTGCGGGATAATTACCCTTACGGGCTTTTTGCCATGCCCATGAATAAAATTGTGCGGCTGCATGCCTCGTCAGGCACTACCGGCAAGCCCACTGTGGTAGGTTACAGTCAAAGGGATCTTGATACATGGTCTGATCTGGTGGCCCGAGTGGCTTGCCAGGCCGGGGTAACCGCAGACGATGTGGTACAGATAACCTTTGGTTACGGCCTTTTTACGGGAGCTTTCGGTCTTCATTACGGGCTGGAGAAAGTGGGCGCCACCATTGTCCCGGCCTCCGTGGGTAATACCGAGCGGCAGATCATGCTTATGCAGGACTTTAACACCACTGCCCTGGTGGGAACACCTTCTTATTGCCTGCACCTTGCTGAAGCAGCAGTGGGAATGGGGATAGACCCTGCCTCTCTGAACATTAGAGTAGGTTTATACGGTTCTGAGGCCTGGACCGAGAGTATGCGTAATGAGCTGGAAAAAGCATGGGGGGCCAAGGCAACGGATAACTTTGGCCTGAGTGAAATAATGGGGCCCGGTGTAGCCGGGGAATGTACAATTGAATCCGGTCTGCACATCAATGAGGATCATTTTTTGGTGGAGGTAATCGACCCCGAGACCGGGAAGCCGCTTGATTACGGTGAAGAGGGAGAACTGGTAATAACAACGCTGACCAAGGAAGCACTGCCTATAATACGGTATCGTACCAGGGATATCACGGTATTAAACCCCCAAAAGTGTGCCTGCGGCCGTACCACGGTAAGGATGCGTAAAGTTATGGGACGTACGGATGATATGCTTATTATTTCCGGGGTCAATGTATTCCCTTCACAAATAGAGACAGTTCTGATGGATATAGACGGTACTACACCGCACTATAAAATAATAGTGGATAAAAAGGGTTATCTGGATTACCTGGAGGTTCAGGTGGAGTTAACCGACGAAATGTTTACCGGGGCCTTCCGCGATCTGGAGGCACTGGAAAGGCGCATCAAGGAGCGTATGCGCAGCGTGCTGCAAATAAACGCGAAAGTACGCCTCCTAGAACCTCGCTCCTTAGAGCGCAGCACGGGAAAAGTAAAGAGAGTGTTTGACTATAGACAAGAAAAATAA
- the sleB gene encoding spore cortex-lytic enzyme — protein MAQNKTLYWGSTGNDVNKAQYKLSQWGFYKGAVDGVYGAKTSQAVKSFQARNGLSTDGVVGDNTWERLGYAVRDTAWGSQNEQKKKANVGQWSSTGNAQTRDKNGTYLLAKVIAGEARGEPYLGKVAVGAVMLNRVQSSAFPNTLAGVVYQPLAFESVSNGQYGRPVDQESLKAARQVMSGWDPTNGALYFWNPAKRVSPWIWSRNITMRIGRHVYGI, from the coding sequence ATGGCCCAAAATAAGACACTTTATTGGGGCAGTACCGGCAATGATGTAAACAAGGCACAGTACAAGCTGAGTCAATGGGGATTCTACAAAGGTGCGGTAGATGGAGTTTACGGAGCAAAAACCAGTCAGGCTGTCAAAAGTTTTCAAGCACGAAACGGTTTAAGTACTGACGGTGTTGTCGGTGATAATACCTGGGAACGCCTTGGCTATGCCGTTAGAGACACCGCCTGGGGATCTCAAAATGAGCAGAAAAAGAAGGCCAATGTTGGCCAATGGTCTTCCACCGGTAATGCTCAGACCAGGGACAAAAACGGAACTTACCTGCTGGCCAAAGTTATCGCCGGAGAAGCAAGGGGTGAGCCGTATCTGGGTAAAGTGGCTGTAGGAGCCGTTATGCTGAATAGAGTTCAAAGTTCTGCATTTCCTAATACCTTAGCCGGTGTTGTATACCAGCCACTGGCTTTTGAATCCGTATCAAACGGTCAGTATGGCCGCCCGGTAGATCAGGAATCTTTGAAGGCGGCCAGGCAGGTAATGAGCGGGTGGGATCCCACCAACGGTGCACTTTATTTTTGGAACCCGGCCAAAAGGGTCAGTCCCTGGATTTGGAGCAGAAACATTACCATGCGTATAGGCAGACACGTTTATGGCATTTAA